In a genomic window of Numenius arquata chromosome 5, bNumArq3.hap1.1, whole genome shotgun sequence:
- the ST3GAL5 gene encoding lactosylceramide alpha-2,3-sialyltransferase isoform X1 — protein MLSDNSSVKPKSDCSPPVQWCKVTAREDEKTKLVFKRLLALFVVGGCFLYILKLRFGPEECDRTKMPYVDLDRVRRAQQYASAALQEQCRPSYVKKEMRKLFAEKYSMDISPFVRKNINEDGLFKYEPPFGFHKFFDKLKNLLELLPEHDLPEDLKSKHCKRCVVVGSGGILHGSELGHLLNQFDIVIRLNDAPVQGYTDHVGNKTTIRMTYPEGAPLSEHEYPPASLFVAVLFKSVDFNWLQAMVKNETLPLSVRLFFWKEVAEKIPLMSKQFRILNPVIIKETALDILQFPEPRSKFWGWDKNVPTIGVTAVVLATHLCDEVSLAGFGYDLDQPSTPLHYYNNLCMAAMNGQTMHNVTSETKFLQKLIKENVVKDLTGGIHCEFCGKDS, from the exons atGCTGAGTGACAATAGCTCTGTGAAGCCGAAAAGTGATTGTTCACCTCCTGTGCAATGGTGTAAGGTGACTGCACGTGAAGATGAGAAGACCAAGCTGGTTTTTAAAAG GCTTCTTGCACTGTTCGTAGTGGGAGGGTGCTTCCTTTATATCCTCAAATTACGTTTTGGACCTGAAGAATGTGACAGAACAAAAATGCCATATGTGGACCTTGATCGTGTAAGG AGAGCACAACAGTATGCCAGTGCTGCATTGCAGGAACAGTGCCGGCCTTCTTATGTGAAGAAAGAGATGAGGAAGTTATTTGCGGAGAAATATAGCATGGACATATCTCCCTTcgtaagaaaaaatataaatgaagatgGCTTATTTAAATATGAACCTCCTTTTGGATTTCACAAGTTCTTTGATAAGCTTAAAAATCTCCTTGAACTCTTACCTGAGCACGATTTGCCAGAAGATTTGAAGTCAAAACACTGTAAGCGTTGTGTTGTTGTTGGCAGCGGTGGAATCCTTCATGGGTCAGAGCTGGGTCACTTATTGAATCAGTTTGATATTGTTATAAG gttaAATGATGCACCAGTTCAAGGATACACAGATCATGTTGGTAACAAAACTACCATACGGATGACTTACCCAGAAGGAGCCCCCCTTTCTGAACATGAGTACCCTCCTGCTAGCTTGTTTGtggctgttttgtttaaaagtgtTGATTTCAATTGGCTTCAAGCAATGGTGAAAAATGAAACCTTG cctCTGTCCGTGCGACTCTTCTTTTGGAAGGAGGTTGCTGAGAAAATTCCTCTTATGTCAAAGCAGTTTCGGATTCTGAATCCAGTCATCATCAAAGAGACAGCTTTGGACATTTTACAGTTCCCTGAACCTAGATCAAAATTCTGGGGTTGGGATAAG aATGTACCTACAATTGGGGTCACAGCAGTTGTTCTGGCCACACATTTATGTGATGAAGTGAGCTTAGCAGGATTTGGATATGACCTCGATCAGCCCAGCACACCTTTGCACTATTACAACAACCTCTGCATGGCTGCCATGAACGGACAAACTATGCACAATGTGACAAGTGAAACAAAATTCCTACAAAAACTGATCAAAGAAAATGTTGTCAAAGACCTCACTGGTGGGATACATTGTGAATTCTGTGGCAAAGACAGCTAG
- the ST3GAL5 gene encoding lactosylceramide alpha-2,3-sialyltransferase isoform X3 — translation MRRPSWFLKGTCKLLALFVVGGCFLYILKLRFGPEECDRTKMPYVDLDRRAQQYASAALQEQCRPSYVKKEMRKLFAEKYSMDISPFVRKNINEDGLFKYEPPFGFHKFFDKLKNLLELLPEHDLPEDLKSKHCKRCVVVGSGGILHGSELGHLLNQFDIVIRLNDAPVQGYTDHVGNKTTIRMTYPEGAPLSEHEYPPASLFVAVLFKSVDFNWLQAMVKNETLPLSVRLFFWKEVAEKIPLMSKQFRILNPVIIKETALDILQFPEPRSKFWGWDKNVPTIGVTAVVLATHLCDEVSLAGFGYDLDQPSTPLHYYNNLCMAAMNGQTMHNVTSETKFLQKLIKENVVKDLTGGIHCEFCGKDS, via the exons ATGAGAAGACCAAGCTGGTTTTTAAAAGGTACTTGCAA GCTTCTTGCACTGTTCGTAGTGGGAGGGTGCTTCCTTTATATCCTCAAATTACGTTTTGGACCTGAAGAATGTGACAGAACAAAAATGCCATATGTGGACCTTGATCGT AGAGCACAACAGTATGCCAGTGCTGCATTGCAGGAACAGTGCCGGCCTTCTTATGTGAAGAAAGAGATGAGGAAGTTATTTGCGGAGAAATATAGCATGGACATATCTCCCTTcgtaagaaaaaatataaatgaagatgGCTTATTTAAATATGAACCTCCTTTTGGATTTCACAAGTTCTTTGATAAGCTTAAAAATCTCCTTGAACTCTTACCTGAGCACGATTTGCCAGAAGATTTGAAGTCAAAACACTGTAAGCGTTGTGTTGTTGTTGGCAGCGGTGGAATCCTTCATGGGTCAGAGCTGGGTCACTTATTGAATCAGTTTGATATTGTTATAAG gttaAATGATGCACCAGTTCAAGGATACACAGATCATGTTGGTAACAAAACTACCATACGGATGACTTACCCAGAAGGAGCCCCCCTTTCTGAACATGAGTACCCTCCTGCTAGCTTGTTTGtggctgttttgtttaaaagtgtTGATTTCAATTGGCTTCAAGCAATGGTGAAAAATGAAACCTTG cctCTGTCCGTGCGACTCTTCTTTTGGAAGGAGGTTGCTGAGAAAATTCCTCTTATGTCAAAGCAGTTTCGGATTCTGAATCCAGTCATCATCAAAGAGACAGCTTTGGACATTTTACAGTTCCCTGAACCTAGATCAAAATTCTGGGGTTGGGATAAG aATGTACCTACAATTGGGGTCACAGCAGTTGTTCTGGCCACACATTTATGTGATGAAGTGAGCTTAGCAGGATTTGGATATGACCTCGATCAGCCCAGCACACCTTTGCACTATTACAACAACCTCTGCATGGCTGCCATGAACGGACAAACTATGCACAATGTGACAAGTGAAACAAAATTCCTACAAAAACTGATCAAAGAAAATGTTGTCAAAGACCTCACTGGTGGGATACATTGTGAATTCTGTGGCAAAGACAGCTAG
- the ST3GAL5 gene encoding lactosylceramide alpha-2,3-sialyltransferase isoform X2, which translates to MRRPSWFLKGTCKLLALFVVGGCFLYILKLRFGPEECDRTKMPYVDLDRVRRAQQYASAALQEQCRPSYVKKEMRKLFAEKYSMDISPFVRKNINEDGLFKYEPPFGFHKFFDKLKNLLELLPEHDLPEDLKSKHCKRCVVVGSGGILHGSELGHLLNQFDIVIRLNDAPVQGYTDHVGNKTTIRMTYPEGAPLSEHEYPPASLFVAVLFKSVDFNWLQAMVKNETLPLSVRLFFWKEVAEKIPLMSKQFRILNPVIIKETALDILQFPEPRSKFWGWDKNVPTIGVTAVVLATHLCDEVSLAGFGYDLDQPSTPLHYYNNLCMAAMNGQTMHNVTSETKFLQKLIKENVVKDLTGGIHCEFCGKDS; encoded by the exons ATGAGAAGACCAAGCTGGTTTTTAAAAGGTACTTGCAA GCTTCTTGCACTGTTCGTAGTGGGAGGGTGCTTCCTTTATATCCTCAAATTACGTTTTGGACCTGAAGAATGTGACAGAACAAAAATGCCATATGTGGACCTTGATCGTGTAAGG AGAGCACAACAGTATGCCAGTGCTGCATTGCAGGAACAGTGCCGGCCTTCTTATGTGAAGAAAGAGATGAGGAAGTTATTTGCGGAGAAATATAGCATGGACATATCTCCCTTcgtaagaaaaaatataaatgaagatgGCTTATTTAAATATGAACCTCCTTTTGGATTTCACAAGTTCTTTGATAAGCTTAAAAATCTCCTTGAACTCTTACCTGAGCACGATTTGCCAGAAGATTTGAAGTCAAAACACTGTAAGCGTTGTGTTGTTGTTGGCAGCGGTGGAATCCTTCATGGGTCAGAGCTGGGTCACTTATTGAATCAGTTTGATATTGTTATAAG gttaAATGATGCACCAGTTCAAGGATACACAGATCATGTTGGTAACAAAACTACCATACGGATGACTTACCCAGAAGGAGCCCCCCTTTCTGAACATGAGTACCCTCCTGCTAGCTTGTTTGtggctgttttgtttaaaagtgtTGATTTCAATTGGCTTCAAGCAATGGTGAAAAATGAAACCTTG cctCTGTCCGTGCGACTCTTCTTTTGGAAGGAGGTTGCTGAGAAAATTCCTCTTATGTCAAAGCAGTTTCGGATTCTGAATCCAGTCATCATCAAAGAGACAGCTTTGGACATTTTACAGTTCCCTGAACCTAGATCAAAATTCTGGGGTTGGGATAAG aATGTACCTACAATTGGGGTCACAGCAGTTGTTCTGGCCACACATTTATGTGATGAAGTGAGCTTAGCAGGATTTGGATATGACCTCGATCAGCCCAGCACACCTTTGCACTATTACAACAACCTCTGCATGGCTGCCATGAACGGACAAACTATGCACAATGTGACAAGTGAAACAAAATTCCTACAAAAACTGATCAAAGAAAATGTTGTCAAAGACCTCACTGGTGGGATACATTGTGAATTCTGTGGCAAAGACAGCTAG